One stretch of Rhinolophus ferrumequinum isolate MPI-CBG mRhiFer1 chromosome 3, mRhiFer1_v1.p, whole genome shotgun sequence DNA includes these proteins:
- the MYCT1 gene encoding LOW QUALITY PROTEIN: myc target protein 1 (The sequence of the model RefSeq protein was modified relative to this genomic sequence to represent the inferred CDS: deleted 2 bases in 1 codon), whose protein sequence is MQTQVCEGLCENWYSSAEPQRHKQSASFGYTGFSLFLSFFLLSLLFLVDIMANNTASSGSSLPENFWDDLIISFTVSMAIGLVIGGFIWALFVCLSRRRASARISQWSSSRRSRSSYTHGLNRTGFYRHSGCERRSNLSLASLTFQRQASLEQGNSFPRKSSFRASTFHPFLQSPPLPVETDSQLMTLPSSNTSSTIDATNSLSRPDFHWSSNSLRAGFSPPPPPPYELIVKAFPDS, encoded by the exons ATGCAAACACAAGTATGCGAGGGGTTGTGTGAAAATTGGTATTCTTCTGCTGAACCacaaagacat aaacaaagtGCTTCTTTTGGATATActggcttttctctctttctttctttttttcttctctctcttctatttcttGTGGATATTATGGCTAATAACACAGCGAGTTCAGGGAGTTCATTGCCAGAAAACTTTTGGG atgATCTCATAATATCCTTTACAGTGTCCATGGCAATTGGGCTTGTCATTGGAGGATTTATTTGGGCTCTGTTTGTATGTCTGTCTCGAAGAAGAGCCAGTGCCCGCATCTCACAGTGGAGTTCAAGTCGGCGATCCAGGTCTTCTTACACTCACGGCCTAAACAGGACTGGATTTTACCGCCACAGTGGCTGTGAACGTCGAAGCAACCTCAGCCTGGCCAGTCTCACTTTCCAGCGACAGGCTTCCCTGGAACAAGGAAATTCTTTTCCAAGAAAATCAAGCTTCAGAGCTTCAACTTTCCACCCATTTCTGCAAAGTCCACCACTTCCTGTGGAAACTGACAGTCAGCTGATGACTCTTCCTTCTTCCAATACCTCTTCCACCATCGACGCTACTAATAGCCTGAGCCGTCCTGATTTCCACTGGTCCAGCAACAGTCTTCGAGCTGGCTTTTCACCACCGCCCCCACCTCCCTATGAGTTGATCGTGAAGGCATTCCCAGATTCCTGA